The Nocardioides sp. S5 genome includes a window with the following:
- a CDS encoding ubiquitin-like protein Pup yields MAQEQKQPRRSSQDETTTEEVAETDVAERKEMIDEDVDAILDEIDEVLESNAEDFVKSFIQKGGQ; encoded by the coding sequence ATGGCCCAGGAGCAGAAGCAACCCCGCAGGTCCTCCCAGGACGAGACGACGACCGAGGAGGTCGCCGAGACGGACGTCGCCGAGCGCAAGGAGATGATCGACGAGGACGTCGACGCGATCCTCGACGAGATCGACGAGGTCCTGGAGTCCAACGCCGAGGACTTCGTGAAGTCGTTCATCCAGAAGGGCGGACAGTGA
- the prcB gene encoding proteasome subunit beta → MTDSRLPASFMTPGTSSFADFLGIEAPDLLPSRRAVPAGNAADLAPHGTTIVAATFDDGVVMAGDRRATMGNIIAQRDIQKVFPADEYSVVGIAGTAGLAVEMVRLFQTELEHYEKIEGSTLSMDGKANRLAALIRANLGMAMQGLAVVPLFAGYDLAADQGRIFSYDVTGGRYEETAFHSVGSGSLFARGSLKKLYRDDFNAEEAVTAVIQALYDAADDDSATGGPDITRRIFPVVHVITPDGGRRMPDDEVSVIADRILASRMQRPDGPAAALT, encoded by the coding sequence GTGACCGACTCCCGCCTGCCCGCGTCCTTCATGACCCCGGGCACCTCGAGCTTCGCCGACTTCCTCGGCATCGAGGCCCCCGACCTCCTGCCGTCGCGCCGCGCCGTCCCCGCGGGCAACGCCGCCGACCTCGCGCCCCACGGCACCACGATCGTGGCTGCGACCTTCGACGACGGCGTGGTGATGGCCGGTGACCGCCGGGCCACGATGGGCAACATCATCGCCCAGCGCGACATCCAGAAGGTCTTCCCCGCCGACGAGTACTCCGTGGTCGGCATCGCCGGCACGGCCGGGCTCGCGGTCGAGATGGTGCGGCTGTTCCAGACCGAGCTCGAGCACTACGAGAAGATCGAGGGCAGCACGCTGTCGATGGACGGCAAGGCCAACCGGCTCGCCGCGCTGATCCGCGCCAACCTCGGCATGGCCATGCAGGGCCTCGCCGTGGTGCCGCTCTTCGCCGGCTACGACCTCGCCGCCGATCAGGGCCGCATCTTCAGCTACGACGTGACCGGCGGCCGCTACGAGGAGACCGCCTTCCACTCCGTCGGCTCGGGATCGCTGTTCGCCCGCGGCTCGCTCAAGAAGCTCTACCGCGACGACTTCAACGCCGAGGAGGCCGTCACCGCCGTCATCCAGGCGCTCTACGACGCCGCCGACGACGACTCCGCCACCGGCGGCCCCGACATCACCCGCCGGATCTTCCCGGTGGTCCACGTGATCACCCCCGACGGCGGGCGCCGGATGCCCGACGACGAGGTGTCCGTGATCGCCGACCGCATCCTGGCCTCCCGCATGCAGCGCCCCGACGGCCCCGCCGCGGCGCTCACCTGA